A single window of Myxocyprinus asiaticus isolate MX2 ecotype Aquarium Trade chromosome 48, UBuf_Myxa_2, whole genome shotgun sequence DNA harbors:
- the LOC127437713 gene encoding myoblast determination protein 1 homolog — translation MELSDIPFPIPSADDFYDDPCFNTNDMHFFEDLDPRLVHVSLLKPDEHHHIEDEHVRAPSGHHQAGRCLLWACKACKRKTTNADRRKAATMRERRRLSKVNDAFETLKRCTSTNPNQRLPKVEILRNAISYIESLQALLRGQEENYYPVLEHYSGDSDASSPRSNCSDGMMDFMGPACQSRRRNSYDSSYFNETPNADARNNKNAVVSSLDCLSSIVERISKETPACPVLSLPEGPDGSPCSPQEGSVLSETGVPAPSPTNCPQQKTQDPIYQVL, via the exons ATGGAGTTGTCGGATATTCCGTTCCCCATCCCTTCAGCTGATGATTTCTACGATGACCCTTGCTTCAACACCAACGACATGCATTTCTTCGAAGACCTGGACCCCAGGCTCGTCCATGTGAGCCTGCTCAAGCCCGACGAGCATCACCATATCGAGGACGAGCACGTCCGGGCGCCCAGCGGGCATCACCAGGCCGGCAGGTGTCTGCTGTGGGCATGCAAAGCCTGCAAGAGAAAAACCACTAATGCTGACCGCCGCAAAGCCGCGACCATGCGGGAGAGGAGGCGACTGAGTAAAGTGAACGACGCTTTCGAGACCCTCAAGAGATGCACGTCCACCAACCCGAACCAGAGGCTGCCAAAGGTGGAGATTctgagaaacgcgatcagttacATTGAGTCTCTGCAGGCGCTGCTCAGGGGTCAAGAAGAAAACTATTACCCAGTTCTGGAACATTACAGTGGAGACTCAGACGCCTCCAGCCCGAGATCCAACTGCTCTGATGGCATG ATGGATTTCATGGGTCCCGCATGTCAGTCGAGAAGAAGGAACAGTTATGACAGCTCTTACTTCAACGAGACGCCAAATG ctGATGCACGGAATAATAAAAACGCAGTGGTGTCGAGTTTGGATTGCCTATCCAGCATCGTGGAGAGAATTTCCAAGGAGACCCCCGCGTGTCCCGTGTTGTCTTTGCCGGAGGGGCCCGACGGAAGCCCGTGTTCTCCCCAGGAAGGGTCTGTCCTGAGTGAGACCGGGGTCCCTGCACCCTCCCCGACCAACTGCCCCCAACAGAAGACTCAGGATCCCATCTACCAAGTGCTATAA
- the LOC127437714 gene encoding troponin T, fast skeletal muscle isoforms-like, protein MTLPLFPAFSKSTIIMSDTEDVDQVEAIEVEVEVAPEAAPKPEPDPEPETEPEPEPEPVEDVFEEEDEKPKFKPSGPKIPDGEKVDFDDIQKKRQNKDLIELQTLIDAHFEDRKKEEEELIALKERIEKRRSERAEQQRIRTEKEKERQARREEERLRKEEADAKKKADEDAKKKSALSSMGSNYSSYLQKADSKRGGKKQTEREKKKKILAERRKPLNTDHLSEDKLREKAKELFEWMKTLESEKFDHMERLKKQKYEVTTLHKRVEELSKFSKKGAAARRRK, encoded by the exons atgacgtTGCCTCTTTTTCCcgcat TCTCAAAGTCCACTATCATCATGTCTGACACAGAGGATGT TGATCAAGTCGAGG CTATAGAGGTGGAGGTTGAGGTGGCACCTGAGGCTGCCCCAAAACCAGAGCCTGACCCTGAACCAGAGACTGAGCCTGAGCCAGAACCTGAGCCTGTAGAAG ATGTCTTTGAAGAGGAAG ATGAGAAGCCAAAGTTCAA GCCATCAGGACCCAAGATCCCAGATGGTGAGAAAGTGGACTTTGAT GACATCCAGAAGAAACGTCAGAACAAAGATCTGATTGAGCTGCAGACCCTCATCGATGCTCACTTTGAGGACAGGAAGAAGGAAGAGGAGGAGCTCATCGCCCTCAAAGAGAGAATT GAGAAGCGCAGATCTGAGAGGGCAGAGCAGCAGAGGATCCGGACTGAAAAAGAGAAGGAGCGCCAGGCGAGACGTGAG GAGGAGAGGCTGAGGAAAGAGGAGGCAGATGCTAAGAAGAAAGCAGATGAAGATGCCAAGAAAAAGTCAGCTCTTTCCAGCATGGGCTCCAACTACAGCAGCTATCTTCAGAAG GCTGACTCCAAGAGAGGTggcaaaaaacagacagaaagagagaagaagaagaagatccTGGCTGAGAGACGCAAGCCACTCAACACTGACCATCTCAGTGAGGACAAACTCAG GGAAAAGGCAAAGGAGTTGTTTGAATGGATGAAGACCCTTGAGTCAGAGAAGTTTGACCACATGGAGAGGCTGAAGAAACAGAAATACGAG GTTACCACATTGCACAAGAGAGTGGAGGAGTTGAGCAAATT CAGCAAGAAGGGAGCCGCCGCTCGTCGCAGGAAGTAA